AGCAAGCACCACCGAGGATGGTAAAAAACCTCAACCGACCGTCAGTTTAACAACTTTGGAAAAAATCGCTCATGTTATCCAAAATAATGCTGCTTATATTGCTGCTAAAGAAATtcttaaagaaaaaggtcCATTGGGATTATATTCTGGGTTGGAAAGTGCATTATATGGGATCACTTTAaccaattttatttattattatttctatGAATTGACTTCCAATGTATTTTTGAGAGCCAATGGGAAAAAACGTAATGGATTAAGTACTAtccaatcaataataactGGTGCTATTGCTGGTGCATTCACTTGTGTTGGATCTAATCCTTTTTGGGTTGCCAATACCAGAATGATGACcgaaaagaagaaggaaaaaacTGCTACTGCTGGTGATGCTGCCGATGCCAAAGAAGAGAATGATaattcttccaattctACTTTTAAGGCATTGGTTAATATTGTTGAACAAGATGGTGTTGGTGCTTTATTTGCTGGTGTGTTACCAGCTTTGGTGTTGGTCATTAACCCAATTATTCAATACACTatttttgaacaaattaaGAATATAATTATTGCTAAAGATGGTCCTAAAGCATTCACTGCTGTTAAAGCTTTTTTCATTGGTGCCTTTGGTAAATTGATTGCTACTTCATTGACTTATCCTTACATAACTTTGAAATCAAGAATGCATATcaagagaaagaaattgaatatcgataatcaacaacaagatgaagaaaaacaattatccatgattcaagaaattagaaaaattgtcaaagaagaaggatTGGAAGGATTATATGCTGGATTAGCTGTTAAATTGACCCAATCTATTGCCACTGCAgcatttttgttttatttcaaagaagaattgtttTCTGGTAGTgtcaaattgattgaaattttacGTGTGTTTAGTTTCAAGAAGTCACTCAAGTCTCCAGTTGTTCAAGTTTAAAGCATTAGGCAGTAAGTACTTTCGTTTGGgctcaaaaaaaagtatatttcataaattagatttatatttattgttaCGTAgtaagaaaataaaaaaaaaattgattaaatatCATATATTATATCATGCACCATGTTTTGGAGATGCATTGACAAAATAACCAACCTTGTAGAACTATTTGGGTGGTCCTATTTTGGATGGATCTGGACTCACTGGTGGAATTTCTGCAAGGCGCATATTGCTTGCTCGTAGATACAGCAAGACCAATTTATTGACAATGCGATTGCACACAAAGCACACCTCTAGGGTTGATGACCCAGTGACCCAGTTGTATCTGATATATGCTGATAACACAGATGATACCACCGAATACTCGATAACTTTCAAATTGGGAGCTCAACATATCTTAAAGTATACAACTCAAtccaattttatcaatgtAAAATCTCCTCTGTGTCCTGCTTTATGATAGCAACCCTGAAACGAGTTATTGCTAATAAGAGGAGACATACTCTTAAACACTACCATGAGACTATCTTTATAATCAGAATACCCCAAATAGCTTTTATGATCCCCACAAGGCCGTCCTCCGAACCCTACCACTATTCGGTTTCGGAAATAACAGCACCTACAACAAGCAAACTAGccacaaaaaagaaagtttaTAAATGAACGGATGACCGGTATGAGACTATAACTTGGCCAACACGGCTTATGAGTCTACTGTTCTTCTATAGACTGTAAATGGCGATATGACCGGTACATGGATGGCATTCTCCTAACCAAACAAATGCACCGCCACTATTATTACACCAGCAGTGTACTGAagatcaaatcaaaaatgcTCCTAACCATCAGTGGCCCTACCAATTCTTTCTAACTACGACACCGTCCGTTGCCGAATTTAGTTGATCAGAGTATTaccaaaacaaatcattaatttgaaaaatatataggaagcaaaaaaataggATGAGCTATATTTGAAATAGAGATAACCATAACAACATAAAATACATGAATGACACCAATTAAGATGAAATTCTACATTATTTCCGATACGGGCGTTAATTTCACCACaaccattaccaccaccaacaatacccaacaacaacagcaaatACCagtataataataattgctACTATAAATCTTTGCTCGTCTAGTTCATATTAGCCATTAGGttcattgtttttttaatcttttagacctttaatttgatttttttagtttgtaAATAGTACCTCCacaaaaataagaaaatttACTTTTTAGATCCTCCACCAGTGATTCGGGGAAcacaagaaagaaaaagcaaCATAAACAACAGTGCtcatattatttttcaccAGAGTTATAATATGTAAGTTAATTACTTACACTACagcaagaaaaaagagagaggAATATTCAATGACGCCTAGTAAATTAATGGAAATAAAAGAACaacattcttttttgtttttgttttgccCCTCATGATAATTTTACTACTACCTGGCTTACATACTTCCAGCCTGCATTATTGTGTTTGTTGTTcacaaatcaaacaaactaaaaaaaaaaacaaagaaaatttgGTCGTGTGGGTCTAACAGGTTTGACGACTATACTTGGGTCTTGCAGATACAGTTGTATGTAACAGAAGACCTAGATTTGGTCGTGCCTtctattataataatagtttTGTATTATAGTAAGCGCTTTTTTATAACGccaaataatgaaaaaaaaagatggcaTAGACAATAGAGATATACCTATATCTCATGCTGAATATatgaataaaaaacaaatcacGTCATTCACAAAACAAAGAACGCTCATTATAGAAGTTTTAACAATAACCATGAATAGGAATGTCTTAGAAACAATATTAATATCTTTCCTTCAAGTTCACTTACCACggataattatattttttttcttttttttgagcATAGCCCGAAtacccaaaaaaattgaaagcaagaaaaaaaaatttcatgcAACTTGGCCACTACTTTAACATACGAACTTTACctggtaaaaaaaaaaaagggataGAACAAACACAATATTGTGTGTTCCTTTGGAATTTGCCAATCTCTATTTGTGGCGATTAATACTGTAGAGAGATTGTTTCGCCAGCAAGTGACAGCGTGATTTAGCCATGTCGCATTAATTCCTTTGGAGCTTTTGTGTtgcaaaatataaaaaaaggTTTGCCGTACAGATAAAGGAAAATCTCAACAGAATACCCCGATTATGTAATCGAGATATACATTTTATTGTATATTAGACAATGCTAAACTACATTTGCTTGCTACTATTATTTATGCATGAGCTAAATGTAATtagttttaaaattttcaagTATTTTGCTGTTTCCTTTCCAACAAGAGCTAACCCAATTGCCAAAGCTCAATGATATCATTACTCATTTGGGCAAAAAAGTATTGTTGGTTTCCCAATTCATTGGGTCAATTAATGATTGTGATAGCACTATGATATCTGGTGACTACTAGTATGCTAAGAATGGCACAAGCTGGAGATCCTAGGCATTGTTTTTGCTATCCAAAAGAGGGCTTTAGCACAGGCTTCTCTTGTTGGTCTCTATCGTATCGCATGATCAATCCATCACTATTGTGTAACCAAAGAGAatcctcctcctcctcattatcatcattatcattgcGTACTATTGCTAGAAAAAACTTGGAACAATAGAACGTAAGGGTCATATCACATGTCTCGTCAGGATATCTGAGGTTTCGGAATCACATCACCCAAGATTTCGATCATCCATTCCgttaaaacaatttaaagtAGTTTTGTGATTAGTTTAGTATTTGCAAATCCCATTCATCCAACATGGCTATTTTTAACTTTTTAGTAACTCacaaagagagaaaaaaaaaaggaattgGTAAACATCTGATAATACAAGAGAGGACagtaacaataaaaatcaCAATACATGATTTGATCTAAATTGTTCGgaaaccaaacaaaaaaaagggagCAGAAAAAAggcaaaaatataaataattcaaacACCTAATTTTATACTTTAATGAATGTTGATGAATGTAAATAaacttaaaaaaaacaaactaaactaaactaaaaactaaaaagaaGTGAAAAAAAGGCATAGGCAAAAAAGACCAGGAAAACAaagtagaagaaaaaacCCTCctataaaataaattgaaaaaaaaatgtagggagattatatatatatgtatatgtaCACTGCATTCAGCTTCTATTTTAATTAAGAAAGAGGAAACcttataaaaaaaaaagattcaTTAATCACTAAAACCGTcctaaattttttttttttcccttcctccatttttcaatagttttcttgtttattCAAATCCCCTTTTACCAACAGTCACTCATTCCTTCAATCCCCTTCGAACAGTACTTAGTGTACTTGGATGTTTATCTCACATATGTCTGCGCCTCCAAGTATCCCAACAATAACCACTCCAGGTACATCTTCCACCAATACACGCAGAGTCGCTAGACGAGCTTGTTTGTCGTGTCGTGAAAAGAAGATCAAATGTAACGGAGAACCCATGACTACTATAACAGCAGCTGACGGTACCAATAGAATCATACCCGAGAAAACCAGAACATGTTCCAATTGCCGATTTTTGGGTATACCATGTGTGTTTGTACAAAGTAATCGTGGTgggaaaaggaaaaagcGTTCGACAGAACACCAACTATCTGATTCCGAAGCAACAACTGCCCCTGCTACACACCCAAATCAGTTAGGTCAACATCAGCAATTAccaccaataaaaaaaaccaaatcaacACCTTCAATTCACAATCTCGACAGTGGAGTGGTGATACcttcaatcaatcaacaacaagagaGGCATCAAGATGGATATCGcaatgaagaattggcGTCTACCGAAAGAGTCAGCTCATATATTTTAGACGGAAATAACAGCACAAAGTTACCATCACCGGTTTTAACACATACCACATTTGACTCACGAAGGGATGAAGGCCAGAGattcaataatcaattacGCCGATCTTCAACTACAACAGCAGGTTTTCTGTTACCACCACCCCAAGAATTATTGGGAAGAAGACTGGTCAGTTATTCCCCTGGACCTTCTTCAATAAAGAGCCAATTGCCTCACTTAACGTCGTCGTCGACCACAACATCCAGTGTGCAATcacctccaccaccaccaccacctccgCAACCACCCCGTGGAATGGGCATACAGTTTCATGAAGCAAGTCACCAACCAGGCATAtttcctcctcctcctcctccacCACCGCCGCCGCCACCGCATCCCGATCACTTACATCACCAGTATTATGGCTACccaccaccaccgccaCCGCCACCGCCACCTCCTTTgcatcatcaccatcattaCCCGCCCTCTCATCATCCAGGATTTGGGTTCCCACCACCGCCACCAGGTCCACCAGGTCCGCCAGGTCCGCCACCtgtaccaccaccacctcaTTATCACCAATCGGCACCTCCAGAATCTCCACCAAAAGAATTTAAACATCGACATCCAAAGTATTTtcataaacaaaataataaaggACATCGACATCGACATCACCCACACCTACATCATCACcatcctcctcctcctcaccaccaccaccaccatccCCGTGATTTCCAGCAGCATAATGGACAGGATGACATAAAATCTAAGCATACTGATGAGAATAgtcaaaattcaaaaccGTCACTGCCACGATGGCTTGATAATATGTCAGTTTCGTCCCTGGATTCATCTAGATCAGTTTCATCTCCCCAAAGTCAGCATAATGACAAGTCACAATATTCTAATCACAAGTCATCTACCCAGATGAGTAGTTGCACTAATTCTGTAACACAAACACTCGATAGACTACCAAAGATAGTCTCTACtcaacaaaataatctCACCCCAACTTCaaaaattctttcaaaCAGTCCATTTACTGAATCAGAATTGGCAAAATATGATTTACCAAAATGGGAGGTCcttaataaaatatttaattactattatatatataatcaaCCTAGCCATCAAATATTCCCTGGGAAAGCAATATTACTTGAAAACTTGGCATTAAATACCGACAGTTCAATTATTCACGCCATTATTGCTACCACatgtttgataatttccaaatatGATTCCTCCATTAATATTGTCGCTGATGAATTGTACTGGATCAATAAAATGCATAAATTTTGGGATAATTTAAACGATTTAGGGATACTATGTTGCTACAAACTTTTAGTGAAATGTACTTCAATTCGattcaatattaaaaaGATGAACGACATAAATATCAAACTTTGGGAAATGatcaacaataatcaatatgtcgatattttcaaacagaaaaaatttgattttcaagAGTCTAGAATTATACCCACATTCGGCACCAAACGCCAGAATTATGAACGAGAGTTAACATTAAAGATTATATGGAGTTtttatatcaataatattattttattacGGTTTAATCAAGGAAGACCATATTATAAGTTGTCATCAATTATGAATGGGTTTAAGTTTGATTATGATCGTGATCAATATTCTAATAACATTTTATTGCCAATGAGTGATATTGATTATCTCTCGTTGAAATCAGCTGGTAATAGAGCCAATTGGAATCAATTATATGAAAAATCGCATATTCCAACTGACGCCActagtttgattttgagtCTGAAAAGTTTTGAGAATTCATTATCTAAATTATCTAATAAAGACATTACGTTTAGCAATTTAATTAGTAAAGATGAATTCCATGTTGATTTACgcaataaattgaaaacaaagtATTATGAAATAATCcatgatgaaaaattggttgtTATAAATACCAATTATTggttttcaaatataattttaCGATTGTCAGAGTTAATTCAAtacaattatattttatgtGATATCATGGTTTTCAAAATGTGCAAATATGACTGGAAAACCGATTTAGGATGTAATAGTGATGATCGAGGCGACAGTAAAGATACCAACACCACACAAGGTGAAAAATGTCGGGATGCTGATGGAAACTCGATACAACACAAGGAAGATTACAAGGATTCCGTAAGTAATCCTGGTTTATTACAACATCCTTTGATAAGTGACGAAATTCAACTGGTTGAAGGTTTAACTACCAAATTGAAAAGcttgaataataatgattggAAAATCTTAATTGAAATGATCAAATCGACCAACGAATACGTCGatttaataaaactaaTACCACTGTCCGAGTATACAGACTattctattgttgttgggcCAACAACTTTTGACGACAATTATAATAACGAAAATGAAACAACGAAAAGATTTAGGAATCtaatcaacaattcttcAGAGTGGTGGAACAAACAAGAGTTGAAATCCTCTGTACAACAGTCTTGGGCTAAATTGCCTATATACATATTATCATTTACTTCAAGGGTATTATCGATAATTTACAGTTTAGCAGTTTTGACGAAATacattaaattcaaaaagtCTTTTAAATCAGGcgatttgattgttgaatttcttGAGACAAACGAAGTTAGAACTATTGAAGGTTGCAACATTAGTGTTCTACAACAGAAACAGATGTCAGATGTGTATGAGATTTTCACTGAAATTCATATATTGAGtcaattatttgttttatgTGAGTACgttaaattcaaattgagTTATAGTAATGAGGATCTTGCTGCGCTTAGTATCCAACGATTAAACAATCTAAATCAACATCTCGATGAAGTTTTACAACAAAActttacaaaaataaaaccgGAATAGAATAGAAAAATACTCACCATAATTTGTGGATTTAGGAAATGTAgtcaataatttgaattcatGAATTTTGATGTATAGAACTAATGTACGTATTATTATCATGTCCAATATGCGTCATGTTCGGTTGTTATTTTATTCCTTTTAAGTTTGATACATGATATTgctttgaaatattttttgttaaCAAATGTTTgtaaccaaaaaaaaaaaaaggtatGGGAAGATACATCAAGGGTCCAACAAAAAGTTGGTATCGAAACTAAAGTTTGTGGTGGTTGAGGGTTTAAGTCGCAAGCAAAAAGGTACAACcgaaaaaatagaataaaatCTAAGCGCAGTAGGATTCAAAATTGGGCCGACACCGGTTTGCAAATTTCACACTTTCgccgaaaaaaaaaatgagcAGAGAACACTATAAGTGCAAAGTGAGAAAGAAACAAGCAAAAAGCAAAAGCAACATCAGGCCCCCACGTTTTTCCACAAAAATTGTTCGatatcacaacaacaacaagtatTTTCACTGAtctttgttttggttttctttctttacaTTGGAAACTTCATTAGTACTACCTTGCAAACACCGTTATTACACAAATCAGTACACTTTTTCATCACTCAGTTATTTTATTCAACATCATGATTAATGTATTCAAACCTATTGTTCAACGTGATCTAGTGCCAACTGCCtattataataatgaaatctTACAATACAACGGCGTTTCTCCTAAAGACACACCTATACTTCCATTCAACCAAACCATAGAAGACTTGAATAGAGATATTTACGCCAAACCTTTACATTCTCATAACGACTACTGGAGAGAATATCCATTATTTTCAGCATTGAGTGCAGGTGCAATTAGTGTCGAAAGTGATATTTGGTATTTCCCACAATCTTACAAATTGACAAGAACGGTTACTCCATCTACAAGcaaatacaacaacaataacaaacaaGGCAACAGTTCAGTTAACGAAACGctaattttcaaaaatgatgaaatttatGTTGGCCATAGTCAAGAATTCTTGAAACCGATAAAtacattatttaatttatatttaaatcCACTATCTCAATTCTTACAATTTGTCAATCCAACATATGAGATCATTGATGGTGATAGCAACTCTGAGAATTCTCGACTTGAACAGGATTTTTTTGCACAATCTCAACTGGAGAGGAACAGTGTTTTTTATAACAATCCTGGACAACCACTTTATTTGtggtttgatttcaaaaccGAAGCTAATTCAACTTATGATGCCTTAAAACCATTGTTGAAACCATTTATAGATAATGGGTATTTAGCCTATTATAATACGACTGATGACAAGTATTATTCTGGTCCATTAATCTTAACAATAACGGGTAACTTACCAGTTGAAAAAGTAACTAATGAAACAATAagatatttgtttttagaTGGCCCATTAGATAAGtttacaattgataataacaatacaaataaagatgaattgaaaaaatggtCAAAATTATCTCGTGTGGCAAGTGGTTCCTTAGAGACAATTTTGGGATCAGAGTCATACGCAACTAGCACTAAGAATGATTTCAATGAAGAGCAAAAATcacaattgaaacaagtGCTTGACTTGGCTCATGAATATGGATTAAAGACGAGAATTTGGGGTGATATAACTTGGCCATGGAACGTTTTAGATCtgcatttgaaaattttgtttgaattaGGTTctgatttattgaatgttgatgatttagaaaGGGCTCTGCAGTTATTTTCATAATAGAGCAAtatatacaaaaaaaaacagtgTATTCATCTATTTATGCTGTCTAAGTGTCTATAAATGTGAGtctattaaaaataaataaaaagagGAAGCCACCTCTGCATAcagttttaaaaattttgtttgaGTAGTTCATAAGTGTAGAAAATAAGGGCATTAGCTGGTATACAACGAACCATAGTTATTCCTAACCCATTAtacaaattcaatattcCTCCTGGTTTGGCGATTATCGATCTTGTTGTTTGCCAGAATCCCATGTGTTTCCCCACGCTGTTTGAgtttctattgttgttgaataagTCATGGGTTTGGatgtttgatttgatagTGTCTACTGGgaacattgaaaaattgaacgTGACACCAGCCATGGCACCAGCAATCAACAATTGTACATCCTTATTACTAACACAGGGTTCCTTGACCTTTTTGTAATAATCATTGACATATTCGTAAGTACCAAACCAAATTGCTGTGCCAATGACTTCTCTAACAATAGTTGAATTCAAACCTTTCCACAATCCAATTGTACCTCTATCTCgtattgttgatttgataattgtgCCGTATGTATGATGTGATTTATCCAGACTTAGATTTGATACTTGTAATTGACATTTTACCAACTCAACTGGAGTCAACACAAACGACGCCATGAATCCAGCAAATCCACCAGCTAGAATTTTCCCCAGGAATGGCAAAGTTTCAGTAGTATACTGATTTTTGTCGTTATTCttgtttaaataatttgttaTCACTGTAGATCCAAAATTATATGAGCTAAAAAGTATGGCATTTTCTAAACAAGCACCAATCATAGGAGCTTTTAACCCTTTGTAAAACCCATTGAATATCCCTTCATTGTGATATGTCGTTTTAATCATCTGTAGAGTTGTAATACCGCCACTGCTACCAGCCGACTGTAATCGCACTTTGATTGTATCCAATGGAAATTCGACCACTTTACCCACCATTCCTGATATAGCACCAAATGTGATCTCTTTCAAAGGATGAAGAGTTTCATGATGAGAGGTGTTTGGTGATGTTATTTCTTGATCCatgattcaaattcaaacagttttataaaataaaactaattCTGATCTATATTTGATATCCTCTATAAACAAGATTTCTGGGATGccattttgaaaaacttttttcttAGGTCTAATTAAATGATCTTTAATATTGTAGGTATTTACTTAAGGCGGTTAGCCTAATCAAGTAATTGAGGGATTTATAGAATTACGTTACATACTAGCATAGTTCTATTGTACTTGGTGCAAGGCCACCTCTACTTCGAAATGCAAAAGAATAAACTTTTGTACAATTCTttcgattttttttttctttacgATGTTTGTAGATTGTTAAACCCACTATAAACtataaattacaaaaactTAAAAGCTATTtcttatttattaaaaaatatccCTAATATACATTACAAAGGGTGTGAAATGGTGAGTGTGTGAGTGGGGGGAAAAAGTTAACTATAGTCGtgataatatttgttttgctaatcttttaaaattcaatttaacCACATCAAGTTTATCTCAATGGCATGAATTTAGAAGAAGCATTACCAGCTCTACCGTGTCTAACTGGAGTATAGGTAATGGAGAATTCACCCAAGTAGTGACCAACCATTTCTGGTTTAATTTCAACAGTGTTGAAAACTTTACCATTGTAGACACCAACAACAGAACCAATCATTTCTGGAACAACAATCATGTTTCTCAAGTGAGTTTTGACAACGGCTGGTCTTTCATTTGGTTCAGTGGCAGCTCTGGCAGCtctcaattttttgattaaacCCATTGGTTTGGAGTCTAAACCTCTGGAGAATCTTCTTCTGACTCTGGCACCACATAATTTGGTGAATTCTTCAGTTGGCATTTCAACCAAGTCTTTTAAATCAACACCTTTAAAGGAGAATTGTTTGAAGGTTCTCTTCTTTGGGGCAGCTATAACATAACGTTGTTAGTATATTGTACTAATGTTAAATACATATTTAACTTTTAGGCCAAAGAATCCCAAACAAAGACTGGGAGCACATAAATCTCTTTGTAAATCATATAATTAATGGTGATACCAAAAAAACTA
The sequence above is a segment of the Candida albicans SC5314 chromosome 3, complete sequence genome. Coding sequences within it:
- a CDS encoding uncharacterized protein (Ortholog of S. cerevisiae : AIM6, C. glabrata CBS138 : CAGL0C05533g, C. dubliniensis CD36 : Cd36_84610, C. parapsilosis CDC317 : CPAR2_404550 and Candida tenuis NRRL Y-1498 : CANTEDRAFT_115337), which codes for MINVFKPIVQRDLVPTAYYNNEILQYNGVSPKDTPILPFNQTIEDLNRDIYAKPLHSHNDYWREYPLFSALSAGAISVESDIWYFPQSYKLTRTVTPSTSKYNNNNKQGNSSVNETLIFKNDEIYVGHSQEFLKPINTLFNLYLNPLSQFLQFVNPTYEIIDGDSNSENSRLEQDFFAQSQSERNSVFYNNPGQPLYLWFDFKTEANSTYDALKPLLKPFIDNGYLAYYNTTDDKYYSGPLILTITGNLPVEKVTNETIRYLFLDGPLDKFTIDNNNTNKDELKKWSKLSRVASGSLETILGSESYATSTKNDFNEEQKSQLKQVLDLAHEYGLKTRIWGDITWPWNVLDSHLKILFELGSDLLNVDDLERASQLFS
- the ZCF31 gene encoding Zcf31p (Zn(II)2Cys6 transcription factor of unknown function; mutant is sensitive to copper and SDS, and resistant to Calcofluor White; required for yeast cell adherence to silicone substrate), giving the protein MFISHMSAPPSIPTITTPGTSSTNTRRVARRACLSCREKKIKCNGEPMTTITAADGTNRIIPEKTRTCSNCRFLGIPCVFVQSNRGGKRKKRSTEHQLSDSEATTAPATHPNQLGQHQQLPPIKKTKSTPSIHNLDSGVVIPSINQQQERHQDGYRNEELASTERVSSYILDGNNSTKLPSPVLTHTTFDSRRDEGQRFNNQLRRSSTTTAGFSLPPPQELLGRRSVSYSPGPSSIKSQLPHLTSSSTTTSSVQSPPPPPPPPQPPRGMGIQFHEASHQPGIFPPPPPPPPPPPPHPDHLHHQYYGYPPPPPPPPPPPLHHHHHYPPSHHPGFGFPPPPPGPPGPPGPPPVPPPPHYHQSAPPESPPKEFKHRHPKYFHKQNNKGHRHRHHPHLHHHHPPPPHHHHHHPRDFQQHNGQDDIKSKHTDENSQNSKPSSPRWLDNMSVSSSDSSRSVSSPQSQHNDKSQYSNHKSSTQMSSCTNSVTQTLDRLPKIVSTQQNNLTPTSKILSNSPFTESELAKYDLPKWEVLNKIFNYYYIYNQPSHQIFPGKAILLENLALNTDSSIIHAIIATTCLIISKYDSSINIVADELYWINKMHKFWDNLNDLGILCCYKLLVKCTSIRFNIKKMNDINIKLWEMINNNQYVDIFKQKKFDFQESRIIPTFGTKRQNYERELTLKIIWSFYINNIILLRFNQGRPYYKLSSIMNGFKFDYDRDQYSNNILLPMSDIDYLSLKSAGNRANWNQLYEKSHIPTDATSLILSSKSFENSLSKLSNKDITFSNLISKDEFHVDLRNKLKTKYYEIIHDEKLVVINTNYWFSNIILRLSELIQYNYILCDIMVFKMCKYDWKTDLGCNSDDRGDSKDTNTTQGEKCRDADGNSIQHKEDYKDSVSNPGLLQHPLISDEIQSVEGLTTKLKSLNNNDWKILIEMIKSTNEYVDLIKLIPSSEYTDYSIVVGPTTFDDNYNNENETTKRFRNLINNSSEWWNKQELKSSVQQSWAKLPIYILSFTSRVLSIIYSLAVLTKYIKFKKSFKSGDLIVEFLETNEVRTIEGCNISVLQQKQMSDVYEIFTEIHILSQLFVLCEYVKFKLSYSNEDLAALSIQRLNNLNQHLDEVLQQNFTKIKPE
- a CDS encoding uncharacterized protein (Ortholog(s) have glyoxysome localization) codes for the protein MSNQELAHAVSGAVGGALALGITYPLITLSTIAQTAAKKKEAEEASTTEDGKKPQPTVSLTTLEKIAHVIQNNAAYIAAKEILKEKGPLGLYSGLESALYGITLTNFIYYYFYELTSNVFLRANGKKRNGLSTIQSIITGAIAGAFTCVGSNPFWVANTRMMTEKKKEKTATAGDAADAKEENDNSSNSTFKALVNIVEQDGVGALFAGVLPALVLVINPIIQYTIFEQIKNIIIAKDGPKAFTAVKAFFIGAFGKLIATSLTYPYITLKSRMHIKRKKLNIDNQQQDEEKQLSMIQEIRKIVKEEGLEGLYAGLAVKLTQSIATAAFLFYFKEELFSGSVKLIEILRVFSFKKSLKSPVVQV
- the ARG11 gene encoding Arg11p (Putative ornithine transporter of the mitochondrial inner membrane; induced during the mating process), whose product is MDQEITSPNTSHHETLHPLKEITFGAISGMVGKVVEFPLDTIKVRLQSAGSSGGITTLQMIKTTYHNEGIFNGFYKGLKAPMIGACLENAILFSSYNFGSTVITNYLNKNNDKNQYTTETLPFSGKILAGGFAGFMASFVLTPVELVKCQLQVSNLSSDKSHHTYGTIIKSTIRDRGTIGLWKGLNSTIVREVIGTAIWFGTYEYVNDYYKKVKEPCVSNKDVQLLIAGAMAGVTFNFSMFPVDTIKSNIQTHDLFNNNRNSNSVGKHMGFWQTTRSIIAKPGGILNLYNGLGITMVRCIPANALIFYTYELLKQNF
- the RPS15 gene encoding 40S ribosomal protein uS19 (Putative ribosomal protein; macrophage/pseudohyphal-induced after 16 h; repressed upon phagocytosis by murine macrophage; Spider biofilm repressed); its protein translation is MVDATAPKKRTFKQFSFKGVDLKDLVEMPTEEFTKLCGARVRRRFSRGLDSKPMGLIKKLRAARAATEPNERPAVVKTHLRNMIVVPEMIGSVVGVYNGKVFNTVEIKPEMVGHYLGEFSITYTPVRHGRAGNASSKFMPLR